The Desulfohalovibrio reitneri genome contains a region encoding:
- the rny gene encoding ribonuclease Y: MSFSSVVLLVIGLIGGAAAGYVLHKVIQSKRLAEAKDLADRILDEARKEAQAAKKEYLLQAQDEVYNQKKEMEKEYKERESSLKSKEAKLADKEERLESKLEKVAQKETSVIDLEKRLTKQERELTDREESLAAKEEEEHRKLEEISGLTAEEARKRLLEDIESRTRHESAKMIRAIETEAKEVADKKAKEILALAISRYAGDFVAEQTVTAVSLPSEDMKGRIIGREGRNIRALEAATGVDLIIDDTPETVILSAYSPLRREIAKQALERLITDGRIHPARIEDIVAKVEQEMDVKLREIGEQATFDVGVHGIDSDIIRLLGQLQYRTSFSQNVLQHSLEVAFLCGIMAAELNLDEKRAKRAGLLHDIGKAVDHEVEGPHALIGADLAKKHGEPEDIVNAIAAHHEDATPDTIMAVLVQAADALSGARPGARKELLQNYVKRLEELEGIATDFDGVSKAYAIQAGREIRVMVDSERIPDEKAYILSRDIAHQIEENLTYPGQIKVTVIREKRAVEYAR; this comes from the coding sequence ATGAGCTTTTCATCCGTCGTGTTGCTGGTCATCGGACTTATCGGCGGCGCGGCCGCGGGCTATGTCCTGCACAAGGTCATCCAGTCCAAGCGGCTGGCAGAGGCCAAGGACCTCGCCGACCGCATCCTGGACGAGGCCCGCAAGGAGGCCCAGGCCGCCAAGAAGGAATATCTCCTGCAAGCCCAGGACGAGGTCTACAACCAGAAAAAGGAAATGGAGAAAGAGTACAAGGAGCGCGAATCCTCCCTCAAGTCCAAGGAGGCCAAGCTGGCCGACAAGGAGGAGCGGCTGGAGAGCAAGCTCGAGAAGGTCGCCCAGAAGGAGACCAGCGTCATCGACCTGGAGAAACGTCTCACCAAGCAGGAGCGCGAACTCACCGACCGCGAGGAGTCCCTGGCCGCCAAGGAGGAAGAGGAGCATCGCAAGCTGGAGGAAATCTCCGGCCTCACCGCCGAGGAGGCGCGCAAGCGGCTTCTCGAGGACATCGAGTCCCGCACCCGCCACGAATCCGCCAAAATGATCCGGGCCATCGAGACCGAGGCCAAGGAGGTCGCCGACAAAAAGGCCAAGGAAATCCTGGCCCTGGCCATCTCCCGTTACGCCGGCGATTTTGTGGCCGAGCAGACCGTCACCGCGGTCTCCCTGCCCAGCGAGGACATGAAGGGCCGCATCATCGGCCGCGAGGGACGCAATATCCGCGCCCTGGAAGCGGCCACCGGCGTGGACCTCATCATCGACGACACCCCCGAAACAGTCATTCTTTCCGCCTATTCCCCCCTGCGGCGCGAGATCGCCAAGCAGGCCCTGGAACGCCTCATCACCGACGGCCGCATCCACCCCGCCCGCATCGAGGACATCGTGGCCAAGGTGGAGCAGGAGATGGACGTCAAGCTCCGCGAGATCGGTGAGCAGGCCACCTTCGACGTGGGCGTGCACGGCATCGATTCCGATATCATCCGCCTTCTCGGCCAGCTTCAGTACCGCACGTCCTTCTCCCAGAACGTGCTGCAGCACTCCCTGGAAGTCGCCTTCCTGTGCGGCATCATGGCTGCGGAGCTGAACCTGGACGAGAAGCGGGCCAAGCGCGCCGGGCTGCTGCACGACATCGGCAAGGCCGTGGACCACGAGGTTGAAGGCCCCCACGCCCTCATCGGAGCGGACCTGGCCAAGAAGCACGGCGAGCCCGAGGACATCGTCAACGCCATCGCCGCCCACCACGAGGACGCCACTCCGGACACCATCATGGCCGTGTTGGTGCAGGCCGCGGACGCCCTCTCCGGCGCCCGTCCCGGCGCCCGCAAGGAGTTGCTGCAGAACTACGTCAAGCGTCTTGAGGAGCTTGAGGGCATCGCCACGGACTTCGACGGCGTCTCCAAGGCCTACGCCATTCAGGCCGGCCGCGAGATCCGCGTCATGGTGGATTCCGAGCGCATCCCGGACGAGAAGGCCTACATCCTCTCCCGCGACATCGCGCACCAGATCGAGGAAAACCTGACCTATCCAGGCCAAATCAAGGTCACCGTAATCCGCGAAAAACGCGCCGTGGAATACGCGAGGTAG
- the atpA gene encoding F0F1 ATP synthase subunit alpha: MQIKAEEISQIIESQIENYESQVEMSETGTVLSIGDGIARVYGVRNAMAMELLEFPGGVKGMVLNLEEDNVGVAMLGDDTDIKEGDPVKRTGDIFSVPVGEGVLGRVVNPIGEPIDGQGPIEAAETKEVEVVAPGIVARKSVHEPMYTGLKAIDAMTPIGRGQRELVIGDRQVGKTAIGIDAILAQKNTDVKCFYVAIGQKKASVALVADVLRQHGALEYTTIISATASEPASQQFIAAYAGTAMAEYFRDRGQHALIIYDDLSKQAVAYRQMSLLLRRPPGREAFPGDVFYLHSRLLERSCKLNDELGAGSLTSLPIIETQAGDVSAYIPTNVISITDGQVYLEPNLFYAGVRPAINVGLSVSRVGGAAQIKAMKQVAGTLRLDLAQYRELAAFAQFGSDLDKATQQKLARGERMVELLKQPQYQPFPVEEQVASIFAAGRGYMDDIPVEAVNKFETEFLEFMRNAKSDILKDIKEKEKLDDDLEGRLKAAVEEFKKGFSA; the protein is encoded by the coding sequence ATGCAGATCAAAGCGGAAGAAATCTCTCAGATCATCGAGTCCCAGATCGAGAATTACGAGTCCCAGGTCGAGATGAGCGAGACCGGGACCGTTCTGAGCATCGGTGACGGTATCGCCCGCGTCTACGGCGTCCGGAACGCCATGGCCATGGAGCTCCTCGAGTTCCCCGGCGGCGTGAAGGGTATGGTTCTCAACCTCGAGGAGGACAACGTCGGCGTGGCCATGTTGGGTGACGACACCGACATCAAGGAAGGCGACCCGGTCAAGCGCACCGGTGACATCTTCTCCGTCCCCGTCGGCGAGGGCGTGTTGGGCCGCGTGGTCAACCCCATCGGCGAGCCCATCGACGGCCAGGGCCCCATCGAGGCCGCCGAGACCAAGGAGGTCGAGGTTGTCGCTCCCGGCATCGTCGCCCGCAAGTCGGTCCACGAGCCCATGTACACGGGCCTCAAGGCCATCGACGCCATGACCCCCATCGGCCGCGGCCAGCGCGAGCTGGTCATCGGCGACCGCCAGGTCGGCAAGACGGCCATCGGCATCGACGCCATCCTGGCCCAGAAGAACACCGACGTGAAGTGCTTCTACGTGGCCATCGGCCAGAAGAAAGCCTCTGTCGCCCTGGTGGCCGACGTCCTGCGCCAGCACGGCGCTCTGGAGTACACCACCATCATCTCGGCCACCGCTTCGGAGCCCGCCTCCCAGCAGTTTATCGCCGCCTACGCCGGCACGGCCATGGCCGAGTACTTCCGCGACCGCGGGCAGCACGCCCTGATCATCTACGACGACCTTTCCAAGCAGGCCGTCGCCTACCGCCAGATGTCGCTGCTGCTGCGCCGCCCCCCGGGACGCGAGGCCTTTCCCGGCGACGTTTTCTACCTCCACTCCCGCCTGCTGGAGCGCTCCTGCAAGCTCAACGACGAACTGGGCGCCGGCTCCCTGACCTCGCTGCCCATCATCGAAACCCAGGCGGGCGACGTGTCGGCTTACATCCCGACCAACGTCATCTCCATCACCGACGGCCAAGTCTACCTGGAGCCCAACCTCTTCTACGCGGGCGTCCGGCCGGCCATTAACGTCGGCCTCTCGGTCTCCCGAGTGGGCGGCGCGGCTCAGATCAAGGCCATGAAGCAGGTCGCGGGCACGCTCCGTCTTGACCTCGCCCAGTACCGCGAGCTGGCCGCCTTCGCCCAGTTCGGCTCCGACCTGGACAAGGCCACCCAGCAGAAGCTCGCCCGCGGCGAGCGCATGGTCGAGCTGCTGAAGCAGCCGCAGTACCAGCCCTTCCCCGTCGAGGAGCAGGTCGCCTCCATCTTCGCCGCCGGTCGCGGCTACATGGACGACATCCCGGTCGAGGCGGTGAACAAGTTCGAGACCGAATTCCTCGAGTTCATGCGCAACGCCAAGTCCGACATCCTCAAGGACATCAAGGAGAAGGAGAAGCTGGACGACGACCTGGAAGGCCGCCTGAAGGCCGCCGTGGAGGAGTTCAAGAAGGGCTTCAGCGCCTAA
- a CDS encoding cell division protein ZapB → MDLLEQLEQRMNELLRKNKELEEDNRLLRQELEEVRQNRDAVLERIDGLLKRVQGELG, encoded by the coding sequence ATGGATTTGCTTGAGCAGCTTGAGCAGCGCATGAACGAGCTGCTGAGGAAAAACAAGGAGCTTGAAGAAGACAACCGGCTCCTTCGGCAGGAGCTGGAGGAGGTCAGGCAGAACAGAGACGCCGTTCTCGAACGAATCGACGGCCTCTTGAAGCGGGTTCAGGGGGAACTCGGCTAG
- the atpD gene encoding F0F1 ATP synthase subunit beta: protein MSGNVGKIVQVIGPVVDLEFEEGQLPNILNAIDIVNPNSEAARDLVVEVAQHLGDNVVRCIAMDSTEGLVRGLEGKDRGEGITCPVGEGALGRILNVVGRPTDEKGPVKADKYLPIHRPAPDFTDQSTGVELLETGVKVIDLLIPFPKGGKMGLFGGAGVGKTVILMEMINNIAKQHGGKSVFAGVGERTREGNDLYHEMIEAGVIDKSMLVYGQMNEPPGARARVALTALAGAEYFRDEEGEDVLLFIDNIFRFTQAGTEVSALLGRMPSAVGYQPTLGTDLGGLQERITSTTKGSITSVQAVYVPADDLTDPSPATTFSHLDGTLVLSRQIAELGIYPAVDPLDSTSRILDPNVLGEEHYGVAREVQQILQKYKDLQDIIAILGMDELSDEDKLIVGRARRIQRFLSQPFHVAEQFTGMPGKYVKLEDTIRGFKEILEGKHDDLPESAFYMCGGIDEAVEKAKS, encoded by the coding sequence ATGAGCGGTAACGTCGGAAAAATCGTGCAGGTCATCGGGCCTGTCGTGGACCTGGAGTTCGAGGAGGGCCAACTGCCCAACATCCTCAACGCCATCGACATCGTGAACCCCAACAGCGAGGCCGCGCGCGACCTGGTCGTCGAGGTCGCCCAGCACCTCGGTGACAACGTGGTGCGCTGCATCGCCATGGACTCCACCGAGGGTCTGGTCCGCGGCCTGGAAGGCAAGGACCGCGGCGAGGGCATCACCTGCCCCGTGGGCGAGGGCGCCCTGGGCCGCATCCTCAACGTGGTCGGCCGCCCCACTGACGAAAAGGGCCCGGTCAAGGCGGACAAGTATCTGCCCATCCACCGTCCCGCCCCCGATTTCACCGACCAGTCCACCGGCGTGGAGCTGCTGGAAACCGGCGTCAAGGTCATCGACCTGCTCATCCCGTTCCCCAAGGGCGGCAAGATGGGCTTGTTCGGCGGCGCCGGCGTGGGCAAGACGGTTATCCTCATGGAGATGATCAACAACATCGCCAAGCAGCACGGCGGCAAGTCCGTGTTCGCCGGTGTTGGCGAGCGCACCCGTGAGGGCAACGACCTCTACCACGAGATGATCGAGGCGGGCGTCATCGACAAGTCCATGCTCGTCTACGGCCAGATGAACGAGCCCCCGGGAGCCCGTGCCCGCGTGGCCCTGACCGCCCTGGCCGGCGCCGAGTACTTCCGCGATGAGGAAGGCGAGGACGTGCTGCTGTTCATCGACAACATCTTCCGCTTCACCCAGGCGGGCACCGAGGTGTCCGCGCTGCTGGGACGCATGCCCTCCGCGGTGGGCTACCAGCCGACCCTGGGCACCGACCTCGGCGGCCTGCAGGAGCGCATCACCTCCACCACCAAGGGCTCCATCACCTCGGTGCAGGCCGTCTACGTCCCCGCGGACGACCTCACCGACCCCTCGCCGGCCACCACCTTCTCGCACCTGGACGGCACCCTGGTGCTGTCGCGCCAGATCGCGGAGCTCGGCATCTACCCCGCGGTTGACCCGCTCGACTCCACCTCCCGTATCCTCGACCCCAACGTCCTGGGCGAGGAGCACTACGGCGTGGCCCGCGAGGTCCAGCAGATCCTGCAGAAGTACAAGGACCTCCAGGACATCATCGCCATTCTCGGCATGGACGAGCTGTCGGACGAGGACAAGCTGATCGTGGGCCGTGCCCGCCGCATCCAGCGCTTCCTCTCCCAGCCCTTCCACGTGGCCGAGCAGTTCACCGGCATGCCCGGCAAGTACGTCAAGCTTGAGGACACCATCCGCGGCTTCAAGGAGATCCTGGAAGGCAAGCACGACGACCTCCCCGAGTCGGCCTTCTACATGTGCGGCGGCATTGATGAGGCCGTCGAGAAGGCCAAATCCTAA
- a CDS encoding F0F1 ATP synthase subunit gamma, translating into MASLRDVKNQINAVKKTKQITRAMNMVASAKLRGAQSKIERFRPYAEKFYEMLTELAAGTDPSIHPLLETREEVNTVGIVVATSERGLCGSFNTNLAQMARKLADNKIAEGKQVKMICVGKKGRDFFRKRGYDIMSDHTGAMNDFDFTLANQIGMEVIGAYLRGELDEVHMVFSEFVSMAKQVATSLPLLPLAGAAETAAETEAEQPGAGGMSEYIYEPSVEGLLAELLPRYVKVVIYRGLLDTSTSEHAARMAAMDNATKNCDEMVDTLTLQYNKARQAVITTELMDIVGGAEALKG; encoded by the coding sequence ATGGCTTCGCTTCGAGACGTCAAGAACCAGATCAACGCGGTCAAAAAGACCAAGCAGATCACCAGGGCCATGAACATGGTGGCCTCGGCGAAACTGCGTGGTGCTCAGTCCAAGATCGAGCGCTTCCGGCCCTACGCCGAGAAGTTCTACGAGATGCTGACCGAGCTGGCCGCCGGCACCGACCCCTCCATCCACCCTCTTCTGGAGACGAGGGAGGAGGTCAATACCGTTGGCATCGTGGTGGCCACTTCCGAACGTGGCCTCTGCGGCAGCTTCAACACCAACCTGGCCCAGATGGCCCGCAAGCTTGCGGACAACAAGATCGCCGAGGGCAAGCAGGTCAAGATGATCTGCGTGGGCAAGAAGGGTCGCGACTTCTTCAGAAAGCGCGGCTACGACATCATGTCCGATCACACCGGGGCCATGAACGACTTCGACTTCACCCTGGCCAACCAGATCGGCATGGAAGTCATCGGCGCCTACCTGCGGGGCGAGCTTGATGAAGTCCACATGGTCTTCTCCGAGTTCGTCTCCATGGCCAAGCAGGTTGCCACCTCCCTGCCGCTCCTGCCCCTGGCGGGCGCGGCCGAAACAGCCGCCGAAACCGAGGCCGAGCAGCCCGGCGCAGGCGGCATGAGCGAATACATCTACGAGCCCTCGGTTGAAGGGCTTTTGGCGGAGCTTCTGCCCCGCTACGTCAAGGTGGTCATCTACCGCGGCCTGCTGGACACTTCGACCAGCGAGCACGCGGCCCGCATGGCGGCCATGGATAACGCGACCAAGAACTGTGACGAGATGGTCGACACGCTGACGCTGCAGTACAACAAGGCGCGTCAGGCGGTCATTACCACGGAACTCATGGACATCGTCGGTGGCGCCGAGGCGCTGAAAGGATAA
- the glmU gene encoding bifunctional UDP-N-acetylglucosamine diphosphorylase/glucosamine-1-phosphate N-acetyltransferase GlmU, which yields MLENSCALVLAAGKGTRMHSGDRPKVLAELLGRPMLWYVHRALAPVFEDRVHTVVGHGADLVAAAFPEHKDRFIHQAEQLGTGHALQVAWPRLKALGLRYVVVVNGDTPLLDTASVEKLTERAASSGAAVTFLTISPEGENAYGRVLRDESGAVLGIVEKRDFDQSKHGPEPREVNAGIYCLDMERVAPLLDWLGNSNKAREYYITDLVELAMADQEGVEAVECGSDEGLMGVNTPAELVLAEERLRESIVAGHAASGALIRNPAACRIGPEATIAPGADITGPCEITGQAVLARSCRVEPFCHVIESWLAEGSLVRSFSHLEQAEVGPGCVVGPYARLRTGSVLEEKAKVGNFVEMKKAVLGKGSKASHLTYLGDAEIGAGVNIGAGTITCNYDGRNKHRTVIRDGAFIGSNTALVAPVEIGADALVGAGSTITKNVSPGHLAVTRAKQAEVRKRK from the coding sequence ATGCTGGAAAACTCCTGCGCGCTTGTCCTGGCCGCGGGCAAGGGAACGCGCATGCATTCGGGGGACCGGCCCAAAGTGCTGGCCGAACTCCTGGGGCGACCGATGCTGTGGTACGTGCATCGCGCCCTGGCCCCCGTTTTCGAGGACCGGGTACACACCGTGGTCGGCCACGGAGCGGACCTTGTCGCCGCGGCCTTTCCTGAACACAAGGACCGCTTTATCCACCAAGCGGAGCAACTGGGCACCGGCCATGCCCTGCAAGTGGCCTGGCCCCGCCTCAAGGCCCTGGGACTGCGCTATGTGGTCGTGGTCAACGGCGATACGCCGCTGCTGGACACCGCCTCTGTGGAGAAGCTGACCGAACGTGCCGCATCCTCCGGCGCGGCCGTGACCTTCCTGACCATTTCCCCTGAGGGGGAGAACGCATACGGCCGCGTGCTGCGCGACGAGTCCGGCGCGGTGCTGGGCATCGTGGAAAAACGAGACTTCGATCAGTCCAAGCACGGCCCGGAACCCCGCGAGGTCAACGCCGGTATCTACTGCCTGGACATGGAACGCGTCGCCCCACTGTTGGACTGGCTGGGGAACTCCAACAAGGCCCGCGAGTACTACATCACCGACCTGGTGGAACTGGCCATGGCCGACCAGGAGGGCGTGGAGGCCGTGGAGTGCGGCTCTGACGAGGGCCTGATGGGCGTCAACACCCCGGCCGAGCTTGTCTTGGCCGAGGAACGCCTGCGCGAATCCATCGTGGCCGGGCACGCCGCCTCTGGCGCCCTCATCCGCAACCCCGCCGCCTGCCGCATCGGCCCGGAGGCCACCATCGCTCCGGGCGCGGATATCACCGGCCCCTGCGAGATCACCGGCCAGGCCGTGCTGGCCCGCAGTTGCCGCGTGGAGCCGTTCTGCCACGTCATCGAGTCCTGGCTTGCCGAGGGCAGCCTTGTCCGTTCCTTTTCGCACCTGGAGCAGGCCGAGGTGGGGCCGGGCTGCGTGGTCGGCCCCTACGCCCGGTTGCGCACCGGCAGCGTGCTGGAGGAGAAGGCCAAGGTGGGCAATTTCGTGGAGATGAAGAAGGCCGTCCTGGGCAAGGGCTCCAAGGCCTCCCACCTCACCTATCTCGGGGACGCCGAGATAGGCGCCGGGGTCAACATCGGCGCGGGCACCATCACCTGCAACTATGATGGCCGGAACAAGCACCGCACTGTCATCCGCGACGGCGCCTTCATCGGCTCCAACACCGCCCTGGTGGCTCCGGTGGAGATTGGCGCGGACGCCCTGGTGGGGGCGGGCTCCACCATCACCAAGAACGTCTCGCCCGGCCATCTGGCCGTTACGCGGGCAAAGCAGGCCGAGGTCCGCAAACGCAAATGA
- a CDS encoding F0F1 ATP synthase subunit epsilon, which translates to MAEQIQLEIVTPDRKVMSQPVDYVGAPGIEGEFGIMANHVPFLSALGIGNLYFKEQGRYHYVFVAGGFAEVSSNKVTILAEIAELAAEIDVERAKRSRERAEERLRIQKEEVDFARARAQLQRAMARMRCRSSAESAGTCSI; encoded by the coding sequence ATGGCTGAGCAAATCCAGCTTGAGATCGTCACCCCCGACCGGAAGGTCATGAGCCAGCCGGTCGACTATGTGGGGGCCCCGGGCATCGAAGGGGAATTCGGCATCATGGCCAACCATGTGCCCTTCCTCTCCGCCCTGGGCATCGGCAACCTCTACTTCAAGGAACAGGGCCGGTACCACTATGTGTTCGTGGCTGGCGGCTTCGCCGAAGTCTCGAGCAATAAGGTGACTATCCTGGCAGAGATCGCGGAATTGGCCGCCGAGATCGATGTGGAGCGCGCCAAGCGCTCCCGCGAGCGGGCCGAGGAACGCCTCCGCATCCAGAAGGAAGAGGTCGACTTCGCCCGCGCCCGCGCGCAACTGCAACGGGCCATGGCCCGCATGCGCTGCCGCAGCTCGGCCGAATCCGCCGGTACCTGCAGCATCTAG
- a CDS encoding cell division protein ZapA, translating into MAQYTLNVLGLDITFRTDADADRVHAAKNLVEEQFSQFNQDGKNISKEMLLTVLALSLADDYLQAKSELREIENKLGSLLKIQ; encoded by the coding sequence ATGGCGCAGTACACGTTGAACGTCCTCGGCCTGGACATCACGTTCAGAACGGACGCCGACGCCGACCGCGTCCACGCGGCCAAAAACCTCGTGGAAGAGCAATTCAGTCAGTTCAATCAGGACGGCAAGAACATCAGCAAGGAAATGCTGCTGACGGTGTTGGCCTTGAGTTTGGCCGACGACTACCTGCAGGCCAAAAGCGAACTGCGGGAGATCGAAAACAAACTGGGCTCGCTTTTGAAGATACAGTAG